From Enhydrobacter sp., the proteins below share one genomic window:
- a CDS encoding AMP-binding protein has product MSRHYDTLETRTPEEREKALMQALPQQIAHAKANAPFFKEWLKDVDPASVTSRTALAKLPVLRKSMLGEVQKKNPPMGGLVTVPMTKVRHVFMSPGPIFEIDTDEPDYFRGARAMYAAGFRPGHVVYNTFSYHLTPAGLMMESSLQALGCAVVPGGVGNTELQLDAIAAIRPTGYVGTPSFLKILVEKAAELGKDISSIRHAFVGGEALPPSLRQMFVDKGMTCLQSYGTADLGTIAYESETVEGMTVDEGVIVEIVRPGTGDLVPEGDVGEVVVTTFNRAYPLIRFGTGDMSAVLPGPSRCGRTNMRIKGWMGRADQRTKVRGMFVDPEQIAEISKKHPGLGRLRLVIDWVDQADTMTLRVEAPQPSPDLEKAMEATIRTVCKVGGKVEFVAPKSLPNDGKVIDDVRKYT; this is encoded by the coding sequence ATGTCCAGGCACTACGACACGCTGGAAACCCGCACGCCGGAGGAGCGCGAGAAGGCGCTGATGCAGGCGCTGCCGCAGCAGATCGCGCATGCCAAGGCCAATGCGCCGTTCTTCAAGGAGTGGCTGAAGGACGTCGATCCGGCATCGGTCACGTCGCGCACCGCGCTCGCGAAACTGCCGGTGCTGCGCAAGTCGATGCTGGGCGAGGTGCAGAAGAAGAACCCGCCGATGGGCGGCCTCGTCACTGTGCCGATGACCAAGGTGCGCCACGTCTTCATGTCGCCCGGCCCGATCTTCGAGATCGACACCGACGAGCCCGACTATTTCCGCGGCGCGCGCGCGATGTACGCCGCGGGCTTCCGGCCGGGCCATGTCGTCTACAACACCTTCTCCTATCACCTGACGCCCGCCGGCCTGATGATGGAGTCCTCGCTCCAGGCGCTGGGCTGCGCCGTCGTGCCGGGCGGCGTCGGCAACACCGAGCTTCAGCTCGACGCCATCGCCGCCATCCGGCCGACCGGCTATGTCGGCACGCCGTCGTTCCTCAAGATCCTGGTCGAGAAGGCGGCCGAGCTGGGCAAGGACATCTCGTCGATCAGGCACGCCTTCGTCGGCGGCGAGGCGTTGCCGCCCAGCCTGCGCCAGATGTTCGTCGACAAGGGCATGACCTGCCTGCAGAGCTACGGCACGGCCGATCTCGGCACCATCGCCTACGAGTCGGAGACCGTCGAGGGCATGACGGTCGACGAAGGCGTCATCGTCGAGATCGTGCGGCCGGGCACCGGCGATCTGGTGCCCGAGGGCGATGTCGGCGAGGTCGTGGTGACGACCTTCAACCGCGCCTATCCGCTGATCCGCTTCGGCACCGGCGACATGTCGGCGGTGCTGCCGGGGCCGAGCCGCTGCGGGCGCACCAACATGCGCATCAAGGGCTGGATGGGCCGCGCCGACCAGCGCACCAAGGTGCGCGGCATGTTCGTCGATCCCGAGCAGATCGCCGAAATCTCGAAGAAGCATCCGGGACTCGGCCGCCTGCGGCTGGTCATCGACTGGGTCGACCAGGCCGACACCATGACGCTGAGGGTCGAGGCGCCCCAGCCATCGCCCGATCTCGAGAAGGCGATGGAGGCGACCATCCGCACCGTCTGCAAGGTGGGCGGCAAGGTCGAGTTCGTGGCGCCGAAGTCGCTGCCCAACGACGGCAAGGTGATCGACGACGTTAGGAAGTACACCTGA
- a CDS encoding ABC transporter substrate-binding protein — MGLRKAALVGAALVSAGFAMAATGASAQNEQFIPGLVYRTGAYAPNGIPFANGVADYYALINERDGGINGVKILYEECDTGYATDRGVECYERLKNKGPTGAAYVNPLSTGITFALTEKAPIDKIPLITMGYGRSESRDGSVFQWNFPLLGTYWSAADIIMQHIAKKEGGFDKLKGKKIVLVYHDSPYGKEPIALLEQRAKMHGFTFTPMPVTHPGVEQKATWLQIRQNRPDYVLLWGWGIMNSTSIKEAVAVGYPRDKMYGVWWSGAEPDVRPAEGGAKGYNAAMLQHGAGQFAIHGELKKHLYDKNKGSTKWEEVGEVLYNRGLVNAMLGVEAIRTAQKKFGNKPLTGEQVRWGIENLDLNEARIKELGLEGMLKPLKVSCSDHEGTREGRIQQWDGAKWNVVSDWYQSDDKVLKPMVDAAAKKYAEEKKLPVVDCSKQS, encoded by the coding sequence ATGGGTCTTCGCAAAGCAGCGCTCGTTGGCGCGGCGCTCGTCTCGGCCGGCTTCGCCATGGCCGCGACCGGTGCATCGGCGCAGAACGAGCAATTCATCCCCGGGCTGGTCTACCGCACCGGCGCCTACGCCCCGAACGGCATTCCGTTCGCCAACGGCGTGGCCGACTACTATGCGCTCATCAACGAGCGCGACGGCGGCATCAACGGCGTCAAGATCCTCTACGAGGAGTGCGATACCGGCTACGCCACCGACCGCGGCGTGGAATGCTACGAGCGATTGAAGAACAAGGGGCCGACCGGCGCGGCCTACGTCAATCCGCTCAGCACCGGCATCACCTTCGCGCTCACCGAGAAGGCGCCGATCGACAAGATCCCGCTGATCACCATGGGATACGGCCGGTCGGAGAGCCGCGACGGCAGCGTGTTCCAGTGGAACTTCCCGCTGCTCGGGACCTACTGGTCGGCGGCCGACATCATCATGCAGCACATCGCCAAGAAGGAAGGCGGATTCGACAAGCTCAAGGGCAAGAAGATCGTGCTGGTCTATCACGACTCGCCCTACGGCAAGGAGCCGATCGCGCTGCTCGAGCAGCGCGCCAAGATGCACGGCTTCACCTTCACGCCGATGCCGGTGACCCATCCGGGCGTCGAGCAGAAGGCGACCTGGCTGCAGATCCGCCAGAACCGGCCGGACTACGTCCTGTTGTGGGGCTGGGGCATCATGAACTCGACCTCGATCAAGGAAGCCGTCGCGGTCGGCTACCCGCGCGACAAGATGTACGGCGTGTGGTGGTCGGGCGCCGAGCCCGACGTGCGTCCCGCCGAGGGCGGCGCCAAGGGCTACAATGCCGCCATGCTGCAGCACGGCGCCGGCCAGTTCGCCATTCACGGCGAACTGAAGAAGCACCTCTACGACAAGAACAAGGGCTCGACCAAGTGGGAGGAGGTCGGCGAGGTCCTCTACAACCGCGGCCTGGTCAACGCCATGCTGGGCGTCGAGGCGATCCGCACGGCGCAGAAGAAGTTCGGCAACAAGCCGCTGACCGGCGAGCAGGTGCGCTGGGGCATCGAGAATCTCGATCTCAACGAGGCGCGCATCAAGGAGCTCGGCCTCGAGGGCATGCTGAAGCCGCTCAAGGTCTCCTGCTCCGACCACGAGGGCACGCGCGAAGGCCGTATCCAGCAGTGGGACGGCGCCAAGTGGAACGTCGTCAGCGACTGGTACCAGTCCGACGACAAGGTGCTGAAGCCGATGGTCGACGCCGCGGCCAAGAAGTACGCCGAGGAGAAGAAACTGCCGGTGGTGGACTGCTCCAAGCAGAGCTGA
- a CDS encoding branched-chain amino acid ABC transporter permease: MLGPFLETLIGGLLTGVLYSLVALGFVLIFKASGVFNFAQGAMVLFAALTLARLADQIDDKEVHLVHFVVAAGVLGGTLALIGWYALREYVARGGGEGERRKMLLMAAGGALIGGVVAFAYGKGAWPLWIALAATASIMGLLAYAIERLVLRHLVNQEGIILFMATLGIAYFLDGFGQTLWGSDIYKINLGLPNEPIFLFEGVFEGGLLVDPGDLFAALIAAILVTVLAIFFQRTRIGRALRAVADDHAAAQSVGIPLDRIWLIVWTVSGLVALAAGVIWGAKLGVQFSISLIALKALPVLILGGFTSVPGAIVGGLIIGAGEKLSEVFLAPILIRAFDLAGGGIENWFAYVLALIFLLFRPQGLFGERIIERV; this comes from the coding sequence ATGCTAGGCCCCTTCCTCGAGACCCTGATCGGCGGGCTGTTGACCGGCGTGCTCTATTCGCTGGTTGCGTTGGGCTTCGTGCTGATCTTCAAGGCGTCGGGTGTGTTCAACTTCGCCCAGGGCGCCATGGTGCTGTTCGCCGCGCTCACCTTGGCGCGGCTCGCCGACCAGATCGACGACAAGGAAGTGCATCTCGTGCACTTCGTCGTCGCAGCCGGCGTCCTCGGCGGCACGCTGGCGCTGATCGGATGGTATGCGCTGCGCGAGTATGTGGCGCGCGGCGGCGGCGAGGGCGAGCGCCGCAAGATGCTCCTCATGGCGGCGGGCGGCGCCTTGATCGGCGGTGTCGTGGCCTTCGCCTACGGCAAGGGCGCCTGGCCGCTCTGGATCGCGCTCGCCGCCACGGCGTCGATCATGGGCCTGCTTGCCTACGCCATCGAGCGGCTGGTGCTGCGCCATCTCGTCAACCAGGAAGGCATCATCCTGTTCATGGCGACGCTCGGCATCGCCTACTTCCTCGACGGCTTCGGTCAGACGCTGTGGGGTTCCGACATCTACAAGATCAATCTCGGCCTGCCCAACGAGCCGATCTTCCTGTTCGAAGGCGTGTTCGAGGGCGGCCTGCTGGTCGACCCGGGCGACCTGTTCGCGGCGCTGATCGCCGCGATCCTGGTGACCGTGCTCGCGATTTTCTTCCAGAGGACGCGCATCGGCCGCGCGCTGCGCGCGGTCGCCGACGATCATGCCGCCGCGCAGTCGGTCGGCATTCCGCTCGACCGCATCTGGCTGATCGTCTGGACGGTGTCGGGGCTGGTGGCGCTGGCGGCCGGCGTCATCTGGGGCGCCAAGCTCGGCGTGCAGTTCTCGATCTCGCTGATCGCGCTCAAGGCACTGCCGGTGCTGATCCTGGGCGGCTTCACCTCGGTACCGGGCGCCATCGTCGGCGGGCTCATCATCGGCGCCGGCGAGAAGCTCTCCGAGGTCTTCCTGGCGCCGATCCTGATCCGGGCCTTCGATCTCGCCGGCGGCGGCATCGAGAACTGGTTCGCCTACGTCCTGGCCCTGATCTTCCTGCTGTTCAGGCCGCAGGGCCTGTTCGGCGAACGCATCATCGAACGCGTATGA
- a CDS encoding branched-chain amino acid ABC transporter permease, which yields MFYREAGQFKTNYVADQQIFPVLQDRLFVLAAIVAAFVAVPLFATPYLYTEILIPFLILSLAAIGLNILVGYCGQVSLGTGGFMAVGAYAAYNLWLRVPEANNLIVVFLFGGLMAAAVGILFGIPSLRIKGFYLAVATLAAQFFLDWLFARVKWLTNYTPSGSVAVGNTSVFGWKIDTPDERYLFILAFVVVATLVAKNLVRGHIGRSWMAIRDMDIAAEIIGFRPLRTKLTAFAVSSFFIGIAGAMWAFLRLGAWEPLAFDINRSFQILFMVIIGGLGSLLGSFLGAAFIVLTPILLNQLPGWLGVKMSTALLSHLEFMVFGAMIVFFLIVEPHGLARLWAVAKEKLRLWPFPH from the coding sequence ATGTTTTACCGCGAGGCCGGCCAGTTCAAGACCAACTACGTCGCCGATCAGCAGATCTTCCCGGTCCTGCAGGATCGCCTCTTCGTGCTCGCGGCGATCGTCGCGGCCTTCGTCGCCGTGCCGCTCTTCGCCACGCCCTATCTCTACACCGAGATCCTGATCCCGTTTCTCATCCTGTCGCTGGCCGCCATCGGGCTCAACATCCTGGTCGGCTATTGCGGCCAGGTTTCGCTCGGCACCGGCGGCTTCATGGCGGTCGGTGCCTACGCGGCCTACAATCTGTGGCTGCGCGTGCCCGAGGCGAACAATCTCATCGTCGTCTTCCTGTTCGGCGGGCTGATGGCGGCGGCGGTCGGCATCCTGTTCGGCATCCCCTCGCTCAGGATCAAGGGCTTCTACCTCGCCGTCGCCACCTTGGCCGCCCAGTTCTTCCTCGACTGGCTGTTCGCCCGCGTGAAGTGGCTGACCAACTACACGCCGTCCGGCTCGGTGGCGGTGGGCAACACCAGCGTTTTCGGCTGGAAGATCGACACGCCGGACGAGCGCTACCTCTTCATCCTCGCCTTCGTCGTGGTCGCCACCCTGGTCGCGAAGAACCTGGTGCGCGGCCATATCGGCCGGTCCTGGATGGCGATCCGCGACATGGACATCGCCGCCGAGATCATCGGCTTCCGGCCGCTCCGGACCAAGCTCACCGCTTTTGCCGTCTCCTCCTTCTTCATCGGCATCGCCGGCGCGATGTGGGCCTTCCTGCGGCTCGGCGCCTGGGAGCCGCTCGCCTTTGACATCAACCGCTCCTTCCAGATCCTGTTCATGGTGATCATCGGCGGCCTCGGCTCGCTGCTCGGCAGCTTCCTTGGCGCCGCCTTCATCGTGCTGACGCCGATCCTGCTCAACCAGCTGCCCGGCTGGCTGGGCGTCAAGATGTCGACCGCGCTGCTCAGCCACCTCGAATTCATGGTGTTCGGCGCGATGATCGTGTTCTTCCTGATCGTCGAGCCGCACGGCCTGGCCCGGCTCTGGGCGGTCGCCAAGGAAAAGCTCCGCTTGTGGCCCTTCCCGCACTGA
- a CDS encoding ABC transporter ATP-binding protein, with protein sequence MSLAAQSPTPANVIDVANIEVIYNHVILVLKGVSLSVPEGAIVALLGANGAGKSTTLKSISNLLLTERGEVTKGQIHCRGERVDGLTPSDLVRRGVIQVMEGRHCFGHLTVEENLLTGAFIHGSKRRQIADDLEKVYHYFPRLKERRTSQAGYTSGGEQQMTAIGRALMSRPTTILLDEPSMGLAPQLVEEIFEIVRNLNEKEGVSILLAEQNTNVALRYSHYGYILENGRVVLDGAAASLRENEDVKEFYLGIGGEGRRSFRDVKHYRRRKRWL encoded by the coding sequence ATGAGTCTAGCCGCCCAGTCCCCCACCCCCGCCAACGTCATCGACGTCGCCAACATCGAGGTGATCTACAATCACGTGATCCTCGTGTTGAAGGGCGTTTCGCTGTCGGTGCCCGAAGGCGCGATCGTCGCCCTGCTGGGGGCCAATGGCGCCGGCAAGTCGACGACCTTGAAGTCGATCTCCAACCTGCTGCTCACCGAACGGGGCGAGGTCACCAAGGGGCAGATCCATTGCCGCGGCGAACGGGTCGACGGGCTGACGCCGAGCGACCTCGTGCGGCGCGGCGTCATCCAGGTGATGGAGGGCCGCCACTGCTTCGGCCATCTCACCGTCGAGGAGAACCTGCTGACCGGCGCCTTCATCCACGGCAGCAAGCGGCGCCAGATCGCCGACGACCTCGAGAAGGTCTACCACTACTTTCCGCGCCTCAAGGAACGGCGCACCAGCCAGGCCGGCTACACCTCGGGCGGCGAGCAGCAGATGACGGCGATCGGCCGCGCCCTGATGAGCCGGCCCACCACCATCCTGCTCGACGAGCCGTCGATGGGGCTGGCGCCCCAGCTCGTCGAGGAGATTTTCGAGATCGTCAGGAACCTCAACGAGAAGGAAGGGGTTTCGATCCTGCTCGCCGAGCAGAACACCAACGTGGCGCTGCGCTACTCGCACTACGGCTACATCCTCGAGAACGGCAGGGTCGTGCTCGACGGCGCCGCCGCGAGCTTGCGCGAGAACGAGGACGTGAAGGAATTCTATCTCGGCATCGGCGGCGAGGGCCGCCGCTCGTTCCGCGACGTCAAGCACTACCGCCGCCGCAAGAGGTGGCTGTAG
- the galT gene encoding galactose-1-phosphate uridylyltransferase — protein sequence MSELRCDPSSGAWVIVSPRRGNRPRSVHRSQNAGVPVVDPTCPFCPGNESLLPGIVTEVPAVGPPGWQARVVPNKFPAVDSPAEAVPSAPPLQDAAPASGIHEVIVEGARHDLDLSSLPAAQLTTVIALWRDRCRALLHARDVQSVVLFRNRGPAAGASLLHPHSQLIALSGIPPAVRLRQQAALAYYEREKRCVLCDIVQSEGADGTRVVFESSSLLAAVPFAASAPFEVWLVPKRHLPDFTALDDGGIGDLAGALAVVLRALDHVTGAAPYNLVLDTAPKPALASPCLHWRLRLLPRLETVGGFELGSGLSINPSRPEDGARALRAAMAEPGSIRCTS from the coding sequence ATGAGCGAGTTGAGGTGCGATCCCAGCTCCGGTGCCTGGGTCATCGTCTCTCCCCGCCGAGGCAACCGCCCCCGCTCCGTCCACAGGAGCCAGAATGCGGGCGTACCAGTCGTCGATCCCACCTGCCCGTTTTGTCCCGGCAACGAATCGCTGCTGCCGGGGATCGTGACGGAGGTGCCTGCCGTCGGGCCGCCGGGCTGGCAGGCACGGGTCGTGCCCAACAAGTTCCCGGCGGTCGACTCGCCGGCCGAGGCGGTGCCGTCGGCGCCGCCACTGCAAGACGCCGCGCCGGCGAGTGGCATCCACGAAGTCATCGTCGAAGGTGCACGCCACGATCTCGACCTGTCGAGCCTGCCGGCGGCGCAGCTCACGACCGTCATTGCGCTGTGGCGCGACCGATGCCGCGCGCTGCTGCATGCCCGCGACGTCCAATCGGTCGTTCTGTTCCGCAACCGCGGCCCGGCGGCGGGCGCCTCCCTGCTTCACCCGCACAGTCAACTGATTGCCCTTTCCGGCATCCCGCCGGCGGTGCGACTGCGCCAGCAGGCCGCGTTGGCCTACTACGAAAGAGAGAAGCGCTGCGTTCTCTGCGACATCGTCCAATCGGAAGGAGCGGACGGTACCCGCGTGGTCTTCGAAAGCAGCTCCCTGCTCGCCGCAGTGCCGTTCGCGGCGAGCGCGCCGTTCGAGGTCTGGCTCGTTCCGAAGCGGCATCTGCCCGACTTCACCGCGCTGGACGACGGCGGCATCGGCGATCTCGCCGGAGCGCTGGCGGTCGTGCTGCGCGCGCTCGATCATGTGACCGGGGCAGCGCCCTACAATCTCGTTCTGGACACGGCGCCGAAACCCGCGCTGGCCAGTCCATGCCTGCACTGGCGGCTGCGGCTGCTGCCCCGGCTTGAAACCGTCGGAGGATTCGAACTGGGTTCGGGGCTGTCGATCAATCCGTCCCGGCCCGAGGACGGCGCCCGCGCGCTGCGGGCGGCGATGGCCGAGCCCGGCTCGATCAGGTGTACTTCCTAA
- a CDS encoding ABC transporter ATP-binding protein, which produces MQARARDFTEPLLSVESISLAFGGVKALTDVSFDIRKGEIRAIIGPNGAGKSSMLNCINGFYHPQSGAITYKGTRRERMRPHEAAEQGIARTFQNIALFRGMSTLDNIMTGRNLRMKTGLFFQALHVGPARREEIEHRKAVERIIEFLEIQHIRKVPVGQLPYGLQKRVELGRALAAEPELLLLDEPMAGMNLEEKQDMCRFILDVNDEFGTTICLIEHDMGVVMDISDRVVVLDYGKKIGDGVPDEIKSNQAVIDAYLGVSH; this is translated from the coding sequence ATGCAAGCACGCGCCCGCGATTTCACCGAACCCCTGCTGTCGGTCGAGAGCATCAGCCTGGCGTTCGGCGGCGTGAAGGCGTTGACCGACGTCAGCTTCGACATCCGGAAGGGCGAGATCCGCGCCATCATCGGGCCCAACGGCGCCGGCAAGTCGTCAATGCTGAACTGCATCAACGGCTTCTACCATCCGCAGAGCGGCGCCATCACCTACAAGGGGACCCGGCGCGAGCGCATGCGCCCGCACGAGGCGGCGGAGCAGGGCATCGCGCGCACCTTCCAGAACATCGCGCTGTTTCGTGGCATGTCGACGCTCGACAACATCATGACCGGCCGCAACCTGCGCATGAAGACCGGGCTCTTCTTCCAGGCGCTGCATGTCGGGCCGGCGCGGCGCGAGGAGATCGAGCACCGCAAGGCGGTCGAACGCATCATCGAATTCCTCGAGATCCAGCACATCCGCAAGGTCCCGGTCGGCCAGCTGCCCTACGGCCTGCAGAAGCGCGTCGAGCTCGGCCGCGCGCTGGCCGCCGAGCCCGAGCTGCTGCTGCTCGACGAGCCGATGGCCGGCATGAACCTCGAGGAGAAGCAGGACATGTGCCGCTTCATCCTCGACGTCAACGACGAGTTCGGCACGACGATCTGCCTGATCGAGCACGACATGGGTGTCGTCATGGACATCTCCGATCGGGTCGTCGTGCTCGACTACGGCAAGAAGATCGGCGACGGCGTGCCCGACGAGATCAAGTCCAACCAGGCGGTCATCGACGCCTATCTCGGTGTGAGCCACTGA